In Scylla paramamosain isolate STU-SP2022 chromosome 1, ASM3559412v1, whole genome shotgun sequence, one DNA window encodes the following:
- the LOC135112138 gene encoding uncharacterized protein LOC135112138 — protein sequence MDEDAHLCLRCRATIVGLDNYVAHRQAGCSRNTAHEGKLDTDASVADEEVKTYAKQDLQEVKESKKLSDIPYPPDTHSLAHGTDGATTQESSRTAMTHRQEIVSTSKYSSSDASIRDCYVDQSGQTSEDQRPVAANTSSIHESYTVMEDFTNALPQPPSEASMARSHVEMKHKTQESLSLSHRSSSSQAPFTGYEDPLLLHGHDPPNILRHFDSFSDHNKIPHEGESESHSETMALFKVSSSSYELESQNFESRYSDFYSLQPTPQEPLLTNVTTLDHSKTKERIQENIKPSSNSESMKCKEATPEETYEKGVQEAREEFPASSLKFSELGTSDNASEKSELRQDDFLSSLELRSSVKVPTKRRHEEDDEYDEDEDDETRPPRHHTGGKWRPGSRPPPSVGGKWRPATPKTELEEDEEEEMEEDYMEEEEESLMPPPPTYTKGKWLPGKKMTNIIKVGSTVEYHCQPCSRVLKGKEAYERHLKSQLHFVNENKAAGKRKAKTSKEISPSSRTTRPARSKKMEAKNFLRSCIANLKSRKIVSQDTTIAKHVTRPVTWKGVTGSFPSNKLTPAVTEEEQQQDDEEEVVHKISSGTPKMLCPICKLSFGEAYAALHFASLAHIHNELEERQNKSKEIDPNFNKLILQNISSIVKTSPFFCESCKFYCNLHEDFLAHMNTHTNDPEDDEVKTMFTCSACSGEDAMQLPTLVHHLQTPHHMDNARDLVLQAQQVILTTRILVVCPMDGETFRYRRQYQMHRRIKHQEPGFQVTNKRLLRCSQCEFKTLRKQQIRAHIKKTHEISHGSKDSYHCFICGLSFTTQRKAELHRRSAEHRTTLWRQRGCSVTRTCSLCYEEVDDLPALRRHMSQVHQKDCTPCHLCGAIPPLRSDLAKHQRVCTGSPGDMEGQHKCDLCSFRNDLLAHVLAHKTVAHSERQADGRYACHICKTKLQPSSVKGHMLSHSNEWPHSCHICSRKFSQKDWLEKHLSAVHTCGAHVHSAHSPALCDSCGKTFSNRWHLYRHQLEAHAHASPSLLAKKDPEAPDSPRPASKSDCRPPSQRVLKTKEPPSRPYLCDVCGVQCQTLTSLKTHRQCHKRGEGDKYECPHCNYATGHLPHLRRHLRLHTGATPYSCPYCSYACNNQENLRKHMLKTKRHPGRFMYECLLCKSPQDKPGKQSAAGSSQPLKTELTEHHTTDASAVRPLKPASSSSKSRDPEGSVSRQLKSESSSSSSSSSSSSSSSSSSSQPREPQYPQTQSCETSNLGDVDGCHPMGWQPSCRMAVSPNPDSSDQKPQGPHIFCSNYASQFQIHLLEKHKDAFKTKEEVTSHIRSYYHAEQDTTVTSDPLPFLHRKRNSEPKTTRPSGTASASYSSRVAQARRRQEHSALQGDKDDPDDPASEGTEEASEDVLTQIRRSLDIDEFGCDNKAASDAQAKEMETRQSEEDEDREKETGKRDEDLHQDEKSPEPNPSLIEDDAREDGALKATGSSPRRPPPSLRAPSRPAILRSSTPQGEAAQPLRIMIQQLAGDTTVEVDDDGTQQVIIILPDKLGEQPGDVAALLPSLGIASSPNSCGPLSIVQDNDIAQQPLATKDAGDSAVIVQTDQVIALDTQVVSDATIVSGETNVVGQHHTPVVLCSQQQSQQRHHKQVLHSAQVFNPLQVVAEAAEVLTQNELVTRESHQILTAPHQVLAHTSGSQDVLAEAPAARATQIIDAAMFGGASVQHSEVVHATEAQTVLQPDATLSFVDEQVPPGDQAKPDDGKIIYSFTLQ from the exons ATGGACGAGGACGCCCACCTGTGCCTGCGGTGCCGCGCCACGATCGTCGGTCTCGATAACTACGTGGCGCACAGGCAGGCGGGATGTTCCCGGAACACCGCACACGAGGGTAAATTAGATACGGACGCCTCTGTAGCTGATGAGGAGGTAAAGACTTATGCAAAACAAGACCTGCAGGAAGTAAAGGAGTCAAAGAAACTTTCAGATATACCATACCCTCCTGATACCCACTCATTGGCCCACGGCACCGACGGGGCCACAACTCAAGAGAGCTCACGCACTGCCATGACTCATCGGCAAGAAATTGTTAGTACATCAAAATACTCGTCCTCAGACGCTTCAATTAGAGACTGCTATGTCGATCAGTCCGGTCAGACGAGCGAAGACCAGCGTCCAGTGGCAGCTAATACAAGTTCCATCCATGAATCCTATACGGTGATGGAAGACTTCACTAATGCCTTGCCTCAACCACCCTCAGAGGCCTCCATGGCCAGAAGCCATGTAGAAATGAAGCACAAGACTCAAGAATCTTTGAGCCTCAGCCACAGGTCAAGCTCGTCGCAGGCGCCCTTCACAGGTTACGAAGACCCTCTGCTGCTGCACGGTCATGATCCTCCTAACATCCTAAGACACTTCGACTCCTTCAGTGACCATAATAAAATCCCTCACGAGGGTGAGTCTGAGTCACACAGCGAAACGATGGCGTTATTCAAAGTATCATCCTCTTCTTATGAACTTGAGAGTCAAAATTTTGAGTCAAGGTATTCAGACTTTTATTCTCTACAGCCCACACCGCAAGAACCGCTGCTAACCAATGTTACAACACTGGACCACAGTAAAACTAAGGAACGAATACAGGAGAACATCAAACCTTCAAGTAACAGTGAAAGCATGAAGTGCAAGGAAGCAACCCCAGAGGAGACTTATGAAAAGGGCGTCCAGGAGGCAAGAGAAGAGTTTCCAGCCTCCAGTTTGAAGTTCAGTGAATTGGGAACTTCCGATAATGCTTCCGAGAAATCTGAACTTCGTCAGGAtgatttcctttcatctcttgaACTCCGCAGCAGTGTGAAGGTGCCCACGAAGAGACGACACgaggaagatgatgaatacgatgaagatgaagacgatGAGACGAGACCTCCGCGCCACCACACAGGAGGTAAATGGAGACCTGGAAGCCGACCACCGCCCTCTGTGGGGGGTAAGTGGAGACCAGCCACTCCAAAGACCGAActagaggaggatgaagaggaggagatggaagaggactatatggaagaagaagaggagtctctgatgccccctcctcctacttacACTAAAGGGAAGTGGCTGCCTGGCAAAAAGATGACGAACATCATCAAGGTGGGGAGCACCGTCGAGTACCACTGCCAGCCGTGCAGCCGCGTCCTCAAGGGCAAGGAGGCTTACGAGCGCCACTTGAAGTCTCAGCTTCACTTCGTCAATGAGAACAAAGCGGCGGGGAAAAGGAAAGCTAAAACATCGAAAGAGATTTCTCCATCATCCAGAACCACCAGACCCGCCAGATCCAAAAAGATGGAAGCTAAAAACTTCCTCAGGTCGTGCATCGCCAACCTCAAGAGCAGAAAAATTGTTTCGCAGGACACTACAATCGCCAAGCACGTGACTCGACCAGTCACTTGGAAAGGAGTAACTGGATCATTCCCAAGCAATAAATTAACGCCAGCAGTCACTGAAGAGGAACAACAGcaggatgatgaagaagaagtgGTACATAAAATCTCGTCAGGAACTCCGAAAATGTTGTGTCCTATCTGTAAATTGTCGTTCGGGGAAGCTTATGCTGCCCTGCACTTCGCTTCGCTGGCTCACATTCACAACGAACTGGAAGAACGCCAGAACAAAAGTAAGGAAATTGATCCCAATTTCAACAAGCTTATTCTCCAAAACATCTCTTCCATTGTCAAAACCTCTCCATTTTTCTGTGAAAGTTGCAAATTTTACTGTAACCTTCACGAAGATTTTCTGGCTCACATGAACACACATACTAACGATCCAGAAGATGACGAAGTGAAGACTATGTTTACTTGCTCTGCGTGCTCCGGTGAAGATGCAATGCAGCTTCCAACCCTAGTACATCACCTTCAGACGCCCCACCACATGGACAATGCCAGAGATCTGGTGTTGCAGGCACAGCAGGTAATACTGACCACCAGGATACTCGTGGTGTGCCCGATGGACGGTGAAACCTTCCGTTACCGGCGTCAGTACCAAATGCACCGCAGGATCAAACACCAAGAGCCAGGTTTCCAAGTTACAAATAAACGACTTTTGCGTTGCTCCCAATGCGAGTTCAAGACCCTGCGGAAGCAACAAATCCGTGCCCACATCAAGAAAACTCATGAAATTTCTCACGGTTCAAAAGATTCTTATCATTGTTTCATCTGCGGTCTCTCTTTCACGACGCAGCGGAAGGCTGAACTGCACCGAAGGTCCGCCGAGCACCGCACAACACTGTGGCGGCAACGCGGCTGCTCGGTCACCAGGACCTGTAGCCTCTGCTATGAGGAAGTTGATGACCTGCCCGCCCTGCGGCGACACATGTCCCAAGTACATCAAAAAGACTGCACACCCTGCCACCTGTGCGGCGCCATTCCTCCACTCCGCTCAGACCTCGCCAAGCACCAGCGTGTGTGCACTGGCTCTCCCGGCGACATGGAGGGGCAGCACAAGTGTGACCTTTGCTCCTTCAGAAATGACCTTCTTGCCCATGTGCTCGCTCACAAGACAGTCGCTCACAGTGAACGTCAGGCTGACGGCCGCTACGCCTGCCATATATGTAAG ACCAAGCTGCAGCCTTCGTCCGTGAAGGGCCACATGTTGAGCCACAGCAACGAGTGGCCGCACTCTTGCCACATATGCTCCCGCAAGTTTTCTCAGAAGGACTGGCTTGAGAAACATCTCTCGGCTGTTCATACCTGCGGTGCCCACGTGCACTCCGCCCACAGCCCCGCCCTCTGCGACAGCTGCGGCAAGACCTTTTCCAACAG GTGGCACCTGTACCGGCACCAGCTGGaggcccacgcccacgcctcaCCCTCACTGCTCGCGAAGAAGGATCCCGAAGCTCCAGACTCCCCACGCCCAGCATCAAAGAGCGACTGCCGCCCACCCTCCCAGCGTGTGCTCAAGACCAAGGAGCCTCCGTCTCGGCCCTACCTGTGTGACGTGTGCGGCGTGCAGTGCCAGACACTCACCAGCCTCAAGAC GCACCGGCAGTGCCACAAGCGGGGAGAGGGGGACAAGTACGAGTGTCCCCACTGCAACTACGCCACCGGCCACCTTCCCCACCTGCGGCGCCACCTTCGCCTCCACACCGGCGCCACCCCTTATTCCTGCCCCTACTGCAGCTACGCCTGCAACAACCAG GAGAACCTTCGCAAGCACATGCTGAAGACCAAGCGTCACCCCGGCAGGTTCATGTACGAGTGTCTGCTGTGCAAGTCGCCTCAGGACAAGCCCGGCAAGCAGTCTGCCGCCGGGAGCAGCCAGCCGCTGAAGACTGAACTCACCGAGCATCACACCACAGACGCCTCAGCTGTCCGTCCCCTGAAGCCggcatcctcctcttctaaatccCGCGACCCTGAGGGATCCGTCTCACGCCAACTAAAGtctgaatcctcctcctcctcctcctcctcctcctcctcctcctcctcctcctcctcctcctcacagccaAGAGAGCCTCAGTATCCCCAAACCCAGAGCTGTGAGACTTCCAACCTCGGTGATGTCGACGGCTGCCATCCTATGGGTTGGCAGCCGTCCTGCAGGATGGCGGTGTCCCCGAATCCAGACTCATCGGATCAGAAGCCCCAAGGTCCCCACATCTTTTGCAGTAACTACGCCTCGCAGTTTCAGATTCATCTCCTCGAGAAGCACAAAGACGCCTTTAAGACAAAGGAAGAG gtgACCTCGCACATCCGCAGTTATTACCACGCAGAGCAGGACACCACCGTCACCAGcgaccctctccccttcctccatagaaagagaaacag CGAGCCAAAGACAACAAGACCTTCGGGTACGGCTTCAGCATCGTACAGCTCCCGCGTAGCCCAGGCCAGGCGCCGTCAAGAACACTCCGCCCTCCAAGGTGACAAGGACGACCCCGACGATCCCGCTAGTGAGGGCACCGAGGAGGCTAGCGAGGACGTCCTTACGCAGATCAGGCGATCCCTCGACATTGATGAGTTTGGATGCGACAACAAGGCAGCAAGTGATGCTCAGGCTAAGGAGATGGAGACCAGGCAGagcgaggaagacgaggacagagaaaaggagacagggaagagagacgagGACCTTCACCAAGATGAAAAGTCACCTGAGCCAAACCCTTCCTTAATCGAGGATG ATGCCCGAGAGGACGGCGCCCTCAAAGCCACAGGTTCGTCTCCCCGAAGGCCACCGCCCTCCTTACGTGCCCCAAGCCGCCCCGCCATCCTGAGGTCCAGCACGCCGCAGGGAGAGGCCGCGCAGCCCTTGAGGATTATG ATCCAGCAGCTGGCCGGGGACACCACGGTTGAGGTGGATGACGATGGAACTCAGcaagtcatcatcatcctgCCAGACAAGCTCGGGGAGCAGCCTGGAGACGTGGCCGCCTTGCTGCCCAGCCTGGGCATCGCTTCCTCGCCCAATAGCTGCGGCCCACTCAGCATCGTGCAAGATAACGACATCGCCCAACAG CCCCTGGCCACCAAGGACGCTGGTGACAGCGCCGTCATCGTGCAAACGGATCAGGTAATCGCCCTGGACACTCAGGTGGTATCAGATGCAACTATTGTGTCCGGCGAGACTAATGTTGTGGGTCAGCATCACACTCCCGTGGTGCTGTGCTCCCAGCAGCAGTCTCAACAGCGACACCACAAGCAGGTCCTTCACTCGGCTCAGGTCTTCAATCCTCTGCAGGTGGTCGCAGAGGCCGCTGAAGTCCTGACGCAGAATGAGCTTGTTACTCGTGAAAGTCATCAGATCCTGACGGCGCCGCACCAGGTTCTGGCCCACACCTCGGGTAGCCAGGACGTGCTGGCCGAGGCGCCCGCTGCGAGAGCCACTCAGATAATAGACGCGGCAATGTTCGGCGGCGCGAGTGTGCAGCACTCAGAGGTGGTCCACGCGACGGAGGCACAGACGGTGCTGCAGCCCGACGCCACGCTGAGCTTCGTGGACGAGCAAGTGCCGCCAGGGGACCAAGCCAAGCCAGACGATGGCAAAATCATCTATTCCTTCACCCTTCAGTAG